A DNA window from Anaerocolumna sp. AGMB13020 contains the following coding sequences:
- a CDS encoding RluA family pseudouridine synthase has product MKTIVAGKNEAGQRLDKLLQKTLNKAPKSFIYKMLRKKNITLNGKKAEGSEMVQFSDEIKLFLADETIDKFTESYAAVFNNSEETTGKKDTGGGKSIQRVKLQIVYEDSDIVLINKPAGMLSQKAKDTDVSLVEYLIQYLLKSNSLTLTELNTFKPGICNRLDRNTSGLVAAGKTLPGLQMLSEVFRERTLDKYYLCLVKGAVKEQKRITGYLTKNEKTNQVTILPKETEDSDYIETEYTPVINNNEYTLLKVKLITGKTHQIRAHLSSIGHPIIGDAKYGNKTMNDRFRKEFKLNHQLLHSYEMKFSKDMTGEFAYLSGHKVNAELPEYFENILKVCLDYKGRI; this is encoded by the coding sequence ATGAAAACCATAGTAGCAGGAAAGAATGAAGCAGGGCAAAGACTGGACAAGCTGCTGCAAAAAACTCTGAACAAAGCACCAAAGAGTTTTATCTATAAGATGCTCCGAAAAAAGAACATTACCCTAAATGGAAAAAAAGCAGAAGGCTCTGAAATGGTACAGTTTTCTGATGAAATAAAGCTGTTTTTAGCCGATGAGACCATAGATAAATTTACAGAAAGTTATGCTGCTGTCTTTAACAATAGTGAGGAAACAACCGGGAAAAAGGATACCGGTGGAGGTAAAAGCATTCAACGTGTAAAGTTACAGATTGTTTACGAGGATTCCGATATTGTTTTAATAAACAAACCGGCTGGGATGCTTTCTCAGAAGGCTAAGGATACGGACGTTTCATTGGTGGAATACCTGATACAATACCTGTTAAAGAGCAACAGTCTTACATTGACGGAACTTAATACCTTTAAACCAGGTATCTGCAACCGGCTGGATAGAAATACCAGTGGACTGGTGGCAGCAGGCAAGACCCTTCCGGGGCTTCAGATGCTTTCAGAAGTTTTCAGGGAACGGACCCTTGACAAATATTATTTATGTCTTGTGAAGGGAGCGGTAAAGGAACAGAAAAGAATAACCGGTTATCTGACAAAGAATGAGAAAACCAATCAAGTTACCATTCTGCCAAAGGAGACGGAGGATTCTGATTATATCGAAACGGAATACACACCCGTAATCAATAACAATGAATATACTTTATTGAAGGTAAAGCTGATTACCGGTAAGACTCATCAGATTCGTGCTCATTTAAGCAGCATCGGTCATCCTATCATTGGTGATGCAAAGTATGGTAATAAGACCATGAATGACCGGTTCAGGAAGGAATTTAAGTTAAACCATCAGCTTCTGCATTCCTATGAAATGAAATTTTCAAAAGATATGACTGGAGAGTTTGCTTATCTGTCCGGACATAAAGTAAATGCAGAACTGCCTGAATATTTTGAAAATATCTTAAAGGTCTGTCTGGATTATAAAGGGAGGATATAA
- a CDS encoding Holliday junction resolvase RecU: MPSWNSRGLRGSALEELINLTNTRYREKNLALIQKIPTPITPITIDKENRHITLAYFGEKSTVDYIGTVQGIPICFDAKECASDTFALQNIHEHQVEFMKDFEKQGGIAFLLLYYSKKNHYHYLPLKDLLFFWNRAKEGGRKSFRFEELEAENAIDCINSIYIHYLVNVSKDAEGRDNS, encoded by the coding sequence ATGCCCTCATGGAATTCAAGAGGTCTTAGGGGGTCTGCACTGGAGGAACTCATAAATCTTACAAATACCAGATATCGCGAGAAAAATCTGGCATTGATACAAAAAATCCCGACCCCAATAACCCCAATAACCATTGATAAAGAAAACAGACATATAACCCTTGCGTACTTCGGTGAGAAAAGTACAGTGGATTATATTGGAACAGTACAGGGAATCCCTATATGCTTTGATGCGAAAGAGTGTGCAAGCGATACCTTTGCACTGCAGAACATTCATGAGCATCAGGTTGAGTTTATGAAGGATTTTGAGAAGCAGGGAGGGATTGCTTTTCTGCTTTTGTATTATTCAAAGAAAAACCATTATCATTATCTTCCTTTGAAGGATTTACTGTTTTTCTGGAACCGTGCAAAAGAGGGCGGACGAAAGAGCTTTCGTTTTGAAGAGCTGGAGGCGGAGAATGCCATAGATTGCATTAACAGTATTTACATACATTATTTGGTGAATGTATCCAAGGATGCAGAAGGAAGAGATAATTCATAG